In the Leptotrichia sp. oral taxon 847 genome, one interval contains:
- a CDS encoding DUF6892 domain-containing protein: MPYILKEENIEEFLRKSEMDEFEEEDFGEFYPDDYKMVDKSGMFEDFRFKLVVLESLLGKNASFVDEFKEFTKKLEEKYDDYVFEIGNFINPVIIEPILKFLENVELTEEDLEKVDEICIGGGLEIYGILCPNWDGEDELFEIKSVKGFEKLKNLKKVIFISCCDEELLDEFRESGIEVE, from the coding sequence ATGCCTTACATTTTAAAAGAAGAAAATATCGAAGAATTTTTGAGAAAATCAGAAATGGATGAATTTGAAGAAGAGGATTTTGGAGAATTTTATCCTGATGATTACAAAATGGTTGATAAAAGTGGAATGTTTGAGGATTTTAGGTTTAAATTAGTTGTTTTGGAAAGTTTACTTGGGAAAAATGCGAGTTTTGTTGATGAATTTAAAGAATTTACTAAAAAATTAGAAGAAAAATATGATGATTATGTTTTTGAAATTGGAAATTTTATTAATCCTGTTATAATTGAACCAATTTTAAAATTTTTGGAAAATGTAGAATTGACAGAAGAAGATTTAGAAAAAGTAGATGAAATTTGTATTGGTGGTGGACTTGAAATTTATGGTATTCTTTGTCCAAATTGGGATGGAGAAGATGAATTATTTGAAATAAAAAGTGTAAAAGGATTTGAAAAATTGAAAAATTTGAAAAAAGTAATTTTTATCTCTTGTTGTGATGAGGAATTGCTAGATGAATTTAGAGAAAGTGGAATTGAAGTTGAATAA
- the murI gene encoding glutamate racemase, with the protein MSIGVFDSGIGGLTVLKEIRKVLPNEKIFYFGDTARVPYGEKTKELITRYSKQIVEFLLEKKVSAIVVACNTATALALEELKKTFKIPIIGVIKAGARTAISTTKSGNIGVIGTKATVNSKRYEEEIKKLNENVKVVAKACPLFVPAVEEGILDGKLVDQIIKTYLDDFEKEIDTLILGCTHYPLLKSAIGKIYTDLNIVDPARETALDLKEILEEKNLLKNDATKNKEVKYYVTDGKDKFKEIGIMFLDENIEKVELVKL; encoded by the coding sequence ATGTCAATTGGAGTATTTGATTCTGGAATCGGCGGACTTACCGTTTTAAAAGAAATTAGAAAAGTTTTGCCAAATGAGAAAATATTTTATTTTGGAGATACGGCGAGAGTTCCGTATGGAGAAAAGACAAAAGAGCTGATAACTAGATATTCAAAACAAATTGTGGAATTTTTGCTGGAAAAAAAAGTGAGTGCGATTGTAGTCGCTTGTAACACAGCTACCGCTTTGGCGCTGGAAGAATTAAAAAAAACATTTAAAATACCAATAATAGGAGTTATAAAAGCTGGAGCGAGAACGGCAATAAGTACGACAAAATCAGGTAATATTGGTGTCATTGGGACAAAGGCGACTGTTAATTCAAAAAGATATGAAGAAGAAATAAAAAAATTAAATGAAAATGTAAAAGTCGTTGCAAAAGCTTGTCCACTGTTTGTTCCTGCGGTGGAAGAAGGAATTTTGGACGGAAAACTTGTCGATCAGATTATAAAAACATATTTAGATGACTTTGAGAAAGAAATTGACACACTTATTTTAGGGTGTACGCATTATCCGCTATTAAAAAGTGCAATTGGGAAAATTTATACCGACTTAAATATTGTTGATCCTGCGAGAGAAACTGCACTTGATTTAAAAGAAATTTTGGAAGAGAAAAATTTATTAAAAAATGATGCAACAAAAAATAAAGAAGTTAAATATTATGTGACCGATGGAAAAGATAAATTTAAGGAAATTGGAATTATGTTTTTGGACGAAAATATTGAAAAAGTTGAGTTGGTAAAACTTTAA
- a CDS encoding TatD family hydrolase: MAKIIDTHTHIYDEQFAEDFDEVAERIEEQLESAVVIGCDLETSLTSVALANKYPFIYAVIGVHPVDIKKYNDEVEKELEQLALNEEKVVAIGEIGLDYHWMEDPKDVQIAIFKKQMELAERVKKPVVIHTREALQDTINVLREYPNVDGILHCYPGSLEAAKPLLDRYYIGVGGTLTFKNNKKTKELVRELPLEKIVLETDCPYLTPVPFRGKRNEPIYTKYVAEEIARIKEISVEEVIKVTTENAKKIYGIK; this comes from the coding sequence ATGGCAAAAATAATAGACACACATACACACATTTACGACGAGCAATTTGCAGAAGATTTTGATGAAGTTGCGGAACGGATTGAGGAGCAATTGGAAAGTGCTGTTGTTATTGGGTGTGATTTGGAAACTTCGCTTACGAGTGTGGCTCTTGCGAATAAATATCCGTTTATTTATGCAGTGATTGGAGTTCATCCTGTGGATATAAAAAAATATAATGATGAAGTGGAAAAAGAATTGGAGCAACTGGCTTTAAATGAGGAAAAGGTTGTTGCAATTGGGGAAATTGGACTGGATTATCATTGGATGGAAGATCCGAAAGATGTACAAATTGCTATATTTAAAAAGCAGATGGAACTTGCTGAAAGAGTGAAAAAGCCTGTTGTGATTCATACGAGGGAAGCGTTGCAGGATACGATTAATGTTTTGAGGGAATATCCGAATGTTGATGGGATTTTGCATTGTTATCCGGGATCGCTTGAGGCGGCAAAACCTCTTTTGGATAGATATTACATCGGAGTTGGTGGGACTTTGACATTCAAGAATAATAAAAAGACGAAAGAGCTTGTGAGAGAACTTCCTTTGGAAAAAATAGTTTTGGAAACAGATTGTCCGTACTTGACCCCAGTTCCTTTTAGAGGAAAAAGAAATGAGCCAATTTATACGAAATATGTGGCGGAGGAAATTGCTAGAATTAAGGAAATTTCTGTGGAAGAAGTTATAAAAGTGACTACGGAGAATGCTAAAAAGATTTATGGAATAAAATAG
- a CDS encoding D-alanyl-D-alanine carboxypeptidase family protein has translation MKMNKKILFSMLFFGVSSMAFSEDYFDYKALLVGDINGNIIKEDNSSAVRPLASVTKIMTVILTMDKIKSGQISYDTKVTVSAKAAKVPYGVTLVAGKQYTVRDLLKATIIKSSNNAAYALGEFVGGSIPNFVSMMNQKAQQFGLYSLRYCSPNGLPPSYTGSCMDQGNARDLYKLAQIVVKDYSDYLNFSRNKVDYIDNGNTKVSSTNTLLGNVIGVDGLKTGYHDAAGSNIVLTAIRDGNRMITVILGSAHAKDRNAIGAREINEYYANGYGRNNNYAQNTNNNNNTSSNKGNKISQFFNSLVGRNSDGTRKIKVVNKNDIVAIVKIGNDKFNLYPTKDVEIEAKEKPRLKYSVTLNPGISRQSRGQVVGTYTATDGIQTFTGELIMK, from the coding sequence ATGAAAATGAATAAGAAAATATTGTTTTCAATGTTATTTTTTGGAGTATCTTCAATGGCTTTTTCAGAAGACTATTTTGATTATAAAGCGCTTTTGGTGGGAGATATAAATGGAAATATAATTAAAGAAGATAACAGTAGCGCAGTTAGACCACTTGCGTCTGTAACAAAAATTATGACTGTAATTTTGACAATGGATAAAATAAAAAGTGGACAAATTTCTTATGACACCAAAGTTACAGTTTCGGCAAAAGCAGCAAAAGTTCCTTATGGAGTAACTTTAGTTGCTGGAAAACAATATACAGTAAGAGATTTATTGAAAGCAACAATTATAAAATCATCAAATAATGCGGCTTATGCGTTAGGAGAATTTGTGGGAGGAAGCATTCCAAATTTTGTAAGTATGATGAATCAAAAGGCGCAGCAATTTGGTCTGTATTCACTAAGATATTGTTCTCCAAACGGATTGCCACCAAGTTATACAGGCTCTTGCATGGATCAGGGAAACGCAAGAGATTTATATAAATTGGCGCAGATTGTAGTAAAAGATTACAGCGATTACTTAAATTTTTCAAGAAATAAAGTGGATTATATCGACAATGGAAATACAAAAGTTTCTTCAACTAATACTCTTTTGGGAAATGTTATAGGGGTGGACGGATTAAAGACAGGTTATCACGATGCAGCGGGATCGAATATCGTTCTTACCGCAATTCGTGACGGAAATAGAATGATAACTGTAATCTTAGGTTCTGCTCACGCCAAAGATAGAAATGCAATTGGAGCTCGAGAAATAAACGAATATTATGCAAATGGATACGGTCGAAACAATAATTATGCGCAAAATACAAATAACAATAATAATACGTCATCAAATAAAGGAAACAAAATTTCTCAATTTTTTAATTCATTAGTTGGAAGAAATAGTGATGGAACTAGAAAAATAAAAGTAGTTAATAAAAATGATATAGTTGCGATAGTAAAAATTGGAAATGACAAATTTAATTTGTATCCGACAAAAGATGTGGAAATTGAAGCAAAAGAAAAGCCGCGTTTAAAATACAGTGTTACTTTAAATCCAGGAATTTCAAGACAAAGTAGAGGACAAGTAGTCGGAACATACACTGCAACAGACGGTATTCAAACTTTTACTGGTGAATTAATAATGAAATAA